The DNA sequence GGGTTTTAAAGAAGCAGGATTAGAAGATCCTATAGTTAAAAAATGAGAGATTTAAAGGCTAAGATATCGGAGATTTTTTATTCTATTCAGGGAGAGGGGATATATCTGGGTTATCCCCAGGTGTTCATAAGGTTCTGGGGTTGTAATCTAGATAGCTGCAAGTATTGCGATACCAAGTTTAATAAGTTTAAGGAGTATACCCTGGATAGTCTTAAAAAAGAGATTAGAGGTTTAAATAAAGGCTGCCACTCTATATCTATCACAGGAGGAGAACCTTTAATTCAGGTTGATTTTATCAAAAAGCTCCTTAAAAACTTAGAGAAGAGTGAAAAGATCTACCTTGAGACCAATGGAGTGCTGTCTGATCAGCTTGAGAAGGTTATAGAGAATGTTGATATAGTTGCTATGGATATGAAGCTTCCTTCAGCTACAGGACTAAAACCTTTTTGGGATGAGCATAGGAGGTTCCTGCTTATTGCCTGGGAGAAGCAGGTCTTTGTTAAGATAGTTGTGACAGAAAAGACTACTATGAAAGATTTTAGAAGAGCCCTTGAGATTATCCTCTCTGTTGATACCTCAATCCCTCTTGTTATACAGCCCTATTTTGAAGATAGTTCTCCTAAGCTCGTGGATAAACTGCTAAAATTCCAAAAGGAGGCCGTTAGGTCTCTTATGCATGTAAGAGTAATACCTCAACTGCATAAAGGAATAAATATAAGATGAGAATGGATTTTAAAAGAGTAGCCAAGGAGCTTTATCTCAAAGCGAGCTTTGATTTAAGGAAAGATATCAAGAAAGCTTTGGTTAAAGCTTATAGTCAGGAGAGAAATAAGCTAGCTAAAGAAGCTCTAAGTGCAATCTTAAAGAACGCGGAGCTTGCTAAGAAGAATAGAATGGCAATCTGTCAGGATACAGGTTATCCGGTGTTTTTTTTAAAAATTGGTAATGTAGGTATTAAGAATTTAAATAATATAACAGAAGATTTAACTAAAGGAATAAGAGAGGCAACTATTAAAGGTAATTTGCGTAGCTCTGTTGTAATTGACCCATTAGATAGAAAAAAAACAGCCCCCAATATACCTCCTATATTCCATGTAGAATTTAATAATAGTAAGAGATTAGAAATAGAACTTTTAGTTAAAGGTTTTGGCTCTGAGAATCAGACTAAGCTTTGTATGTTAAATCCGAATATTTCATATGGCGATATTGTAGATATAGTAGTTGATCATATTAAGGTTGTTGGTTCTAAAGCTTGTCCGCCTTACATTATAGGCATTGGAATCGGAGGAACAGCTGATAAGGCTATTACGCTCTCAAAAGAGGCGACATTAATTAGCTTAGATAAGAGAAGTAAAGATAAGAGATTGGTGAGTTTAGAGCAAGGAACAAAAAAAGAAGTAAATAAGCTTAAAATAGGGCCTTTAGGCGTGGGTGGAGAGACAACATGCTTAGGAGTTAAAGCATTAACAGCCCCAACCCATATCGCAGGATTACCTCTTGGGGTAACAGTATCTTGTCATGCTGCAAGGAGTGCTAAGAAGGTTATCAAGTTTAAATAATGAATATCAGGAGTCCATTAAATAGAGATGTAGTTAAAGGATTAAAAGCAGGGGATCTGGTTTACTTGAGTGGTGTTATCTATACAGCTCGGGATAGAGCCCACAAGAAAATGTTTGATTTAATAAATAAAGGAAGAGAACTGCCTCTTGATCTAAAAGATTCGATTATATATTACTGTGGTCCTACTCCAGAGAGGAGAGGAGAAGCTATAGGTTCCTGTGGTCCTACGACAAGCTCTAGAATGGATAATTATACTCCTTTACTACATAAGTTAGGGCTAGGAGCAACAATAGGAAAAGGAGAGAGAGCTAAAGATGTGGTTAGTGCTATTAAAAAATATAAAGGAATATATTTCTTAACCTGGGGCGGCTGTGGTGCCTACTTAAACAGCTTTGTTAAGAGTTCAAAAATAGTAGCATTTAAAGAATTAGGTGCTGAGGCAATTAGAATACTAGAGGTTGAGAAATTCCCTCTGGTTGTTGGAATCGATAGTAAAGGGAGAACAATTTAGGGGAGGAGTGAGATATGAGGTTGGATAAGAGAGATAATGATGAATTGAGGAAGGTTAAAATTACAAAAGATTATATTGAATATGCAGAAGGTTCATGTCTTATTGAAGTAGGTAATACAAAAGTAATCTGCACCGCTTCAGTTGAAGAGAAAGTACCGCCTTTTTTGAGAAATTCAGGGAGCGGTTGGATTACAGCAGAGTATAGTATGTTGCCTAGGTCTTGTAAGAGTAGAGTTTTAAGAGAAGTTAGGAAGGGTGCAGTTGGAGGTAGGACTAGCGAGATTCAGCGTCTAATAGGTAGATCTTTACGCGCGGTAGTAGATTTAAAAAGAATTGGAGAGAGAACTATCTGGATAGATTGTGATGTTGTCCAAGCAGACGGAGGAACCCGCACAGCATCTATTACAGGAGGTTTTGTTGCTCTATATTTAGCATTTCAGAAGCTTATAAAAGATAATGCTATTGAGGAAAATCCAGCTAAATCTTTTCTGGCTGCAGTATCTGTTGGTTTGGTAGATAAAGAGGCTATGCTTGATTTAGCATATAGTGAAGACTTTAAAGCCGATGTTGATATGAATATTGTTATGACTGAATTAAGTGATATCGTTGAAGTCCAGGGAACAGCAGAGGGTGAGCCCTTCTCAAAGAAGAAGATGGATGAGCTTGTAAAACTAGCAAGTAAAGGAATAAAAGAGCTTATAGCTATTCAGAAGAAAGCTTTAAAGGTTAAATGAAAAAGCTTCTTCTTGCTACGTTCAATCATAATAAGGTCAAAGAGATTACTCAGATTGCTAAAGACTCAAATCTTGATATCGAATTTCTATACTTAAAAGACTTTAATAATATAAAGGAAGTAGCCGAAGATGGTAGGACATTTAAAGAGAATGCGATTAAAAAGGCAAAAGAGTATTATATTCAAACCGGTATTGTTACATTAGCTGAAGATTCAGGACTTAGAGTAGATGCTTTAGATGGTGAGCCTGGGGTATATTCAGCTCGTTTTTCAGGAGAAGAGAAGGATGATTACAAAAATAACCTTAAATTGCTGCACATATTAGAGGGTGTAGAAGATAGAAGAGCCCATTTTATCTGTTCCGCTGCTTTAGTTATATCTGAGGATAATATAGAGACATTTGAAGGTGTCTTAGATGGCAACATATCTTGTCATATAAAGGGTAATAGTGGGTTTGGTTATGACCCTATATTTATACCTAAAGAATATAGCAAAACACTGGCTGAGCTAGGAGTTGATATAAAGAATAAGATTTCACATAGATATAAGGCGATTAGAGAGGTTTTTAACTTTATAAAGGAGAATTATTAGAATTTTGGGGGCAATTTGCATTTTATGTAGTATGGTATAAATATTGCACAAATATTGCATAAAATGTTTAAAATGAGTAAATTAAAAAAATTCAGAAATCGACTTGACAGTAGGTTGTATTGTGATATAAATGTAGCAGGAGGTGGAAGGGCTTAAAGGTGAGACCATGAAGAGAATAAAGTTTAACAATATGATTTTCTGTATTATCGATGCTCGGGAGGGGCGTTGTCAAGATAGATCAAGAAATTCAAATAAGTATGTGTTTAATTTAGTAAAAAAGGAGGAAGGTAAGATGAAGAAATTTTTGGCACTGGTAGTTTTGGTGGCATTATGTACAACGCCTGCTTTTGGCCAAGTGGGTGACGGTTTTGTTGCTCCAGAGATAGCTAGTGATGATGTAGGCTTGGTGGCTTCTACGGCTGCTGCTCCATTTGTTGTAGATTGGGGAACAAAAGCTGCATCTGCTTTCGGCAACGCAACAACATTTAGTGGGGTTATAGGTGGAGCTTTATGTGTAGCAATTAACATACAAGAATTAGACCCTTCATCTATTGATTTTACAAAAATTGAGATTGATTATGCTACTGGAGTACTTACTGCTTCTCCTGGAGCTCTTCCTACAGGTGTTGATTTAGATAAGTTAGCAGCAAGTATGAAAAGCTCTGTTAGTATTTCGGAAACATTATTAAGCTGGGATGCTAGCTCAGGTACTACTGTGAAGTTAGATGATAATGGGAGCCCAGTAAATGAAGATGGAAAAGTTATTATTGATGCAGAAGGAAATACAGAAGATCCTACTGGATCAGTATCTACTTATGATTTAGCAAGCTATAAGGTGCAGTTACAGAAAGTTGAAAATTTTCAAGAAGCTCTTGGGCTAGCACGAACTACTAGTCAGAAAAAGACAGCCATTGCAGATTTAGCCGAAGCTGCTACATTACTTGTAAATATGGATAACGGATTTTAAATAAGGTTTTAAATAAAGCCTCTCCTTCGGGAGAGGTTTTATTGGAATTGTTTTTTGAAACTTTTGTAAAGTTTTTAATTAAGGAGAATATTAAATGAGACAGATTAAAAGGAAAGCAAGTTTTAAAGTGCTTTCAATAATTTTTCTAGAATTTTTTCTCCTATCTCAAATAGGCTGGGCTTCAGTTTCACAAGAGATGCTCTCTTCTTATGATCCTGGATTTACAGCTTCTTGTCCAATCAATACGAATAGTTCTTTCTCAATTAATATTCCTCTCGAATATGAAGATAGTACTTTCTTTGCTTCTAGCGAGTCGACACTTGAAGAAATAAATGGTTTTACAATAATTCAATCTGATAGTAGTAATAATATTCAACTTATAAACCAATATTTTTATGTCGAAATAGTTATTGCAGATAGTGTACCGCCGCTACAAGGAGTTGAGGATATACGTAATTATCTGGAAAATCCAGTAGGAGTGCAGGAAATTCTTTTGGAAAGAATTAATGTAGATGAAGAAAAAGATGTTTTTTGTTATAGCTTTAAAGATGTTATTAATTCAGAAAATTTAGCAATAGAGAGGATTGAATTGGATGAGTCTTCAGGTCAAGTAAGCGTAGAAGGCGGTATAGTAATAGATTATTTAGAGGTTTCATGTGAGCTTGATAACGGAGAATTAAACTATCCAGATACAGTAAATTCAATTTCTTCAGTGGAAAATTTTATTCAAATAGTTGGAACTACATATATGGAAGAAAATTATCCAGAGTTAGCCTCGCAATTGAATTTTTTCATGCATTTTGTTTTAAATAGTTATTTTAATAATGCTACAGGTAGTTGGCCTAAGTCTATTTCATCTCTCGAAGTTAGTTTTCCAGGTAATGATTACATTATAAGCTATGATAATCAGCATATGTCGATAAATTCTCTGGAAGAAGATTCAACAGATATGGATGTAACTATAAACAGTGTAGTTGAAATATCTCGAGGTCTCAATCTACCTGCCGAGTATACGCTGTCTTTTAGCAAAGACAGTGAAGCTTTACAGTCATTAAGTCATAAAATAACATATTTCCCCGAAAGTGCGTTAGAAAATCCTTGGGAATCAATAGAGATTAGAGATTGCCAGACACAAAAATTGTTGTATAAGGCAGAGAGAGAGTTAAGCGAAGATGGTTTGCAGATATTGTCTTTTTCTGAAACGCAGTATGATTCTAATGAGGAGATAGTCTCTCAGAGGAAAACAGAGAGATTAGATGATGGTTCAAGCAGATATGTTCTTGCTGACAAATGGAATAAAATTATAATTTATTATGATGTTACAGAGAAAATAAGAAGAGAAGAGCATTATGTAATGAATCCAGCCGAAGGTGAATATCAACTAGATTACATGAAAAATGTTTCAGATGTTAATTCTTGGCAGAATGCCTCTGATGAAGTATTTCAACATTACTTTTATATAGTCGGAAATGTATGGAGTTTTTCTGATCAAAATCTTGGATTAGGTGATATAACTTTAAGTCAACGCATAGACCAGGTTTTAATTAGTGCAGTAGCGTCTTCTGAAACAGGCGAGGGGATTTATTACAACATGCTGGATATTGGTGGATACCATGGTGAATATTCCTCGTCCATATATCAAAGATTATATGAATATAGGGCATGTTTAACAAGCGACGGTTCTGATTTAAAAGCATTGTTTGGTCAGGAATTACAGCGATATTTACCTCTTCGTCAAATCGAAACTGCGGATGGTTTAGTAGATGTATGGGGGATTGTAGCATTTGAATCTGATAAAATTGATTTAGATAAAGCTAATATAAGAGATGCAATTTTAAATACTTCTTTAGAAAGCAAGGTTATGGATTTATATGACATGATAATGGAAGAGAATGGTTCTTGGTTTACTCAATTGACGTCTGAGCAGAAAAGAGATGTATTTAGAAAATTTTTGGAGCCGTTAAAAATAGATGAAGAAGGTTTAATAAGTGCAGTCTTTGAAAGTGTTGATACTGAATACGAAACTTTTGTTGAAATTTTTGATAGATACTTTATGAAAGAAGTAGATATTCCAAAATACGACGAGAGTGATTTTGCAGATAAATTTTTGTATATCCTTGGAGGGGCTAAAAGCTCTGATTCTCTCAACTCTTTCGTGGATACAATATGTTCTTATCAATCAAACATTCAAGCTTTTCCCGGGGATATTAGAATAGAAGAATTTTATATGGGTAAAGATAATTTTTATAATGACAGAGAATTGGCTTTTGTTGATGTTTATCAGGAGACAGCAGGAGAAGAGCGTAGATTATTGCAGCGCTGGGCGGGTGCTAATATTTATAAATTTACGGAATGGGATCAAGAAGGGAGTCCTATAGCTTGCGAGTTAGACGGGGAATTTATTTCTTTTCCTCACGAGGATATATTAAAAGCAGGCTCCCCTGGTGATTGGGAAGAGATGAATCAGGCGCCTAATAGTTTGTTTCCGATGATTCCCAAGGTTCCAGAGTGGATGTGTCATGGGAAGGTCGGTCTTACTCTTATAAAAAAGAGATATGCTACTGATGGGCTTAATGTTGCAGCTACCCCTGATTTTGAATCTTTCAGACCTGTTGAATTTGGTGATACATTTAACGAAAGCTATTTTACGCAAGATGAATTTTTGTCTAGAGATCCAGAGATACTTAAAACATTTTTAAATTTAAATACCGTAACCAGAGGTTTAATTGAAAAGTTTAATATTTCAATTTCAGAATTAGAAGGTAAGCCACTCAGTGTTGTTTTTTACGAGATTAATCAAACTATAGCTGATAGATTAGGATTTTCCAATGAGATGAGAGAAGAGCAATTAGAACATCTTAGTGTAGTTAGGCGTGAATATTATCTTAGAGAAGTGCTTGGTATTACCGAAGAGTCTAAAATCGCTGCCTGTCTCTATGAAAGTAATGAAGTTATTGCTGAGGTCTTTAGAATGGAATCTATTGGATATAGTGAAGAGCAGATACAAGGTTTTTTGGCGATAGATGAATCTCTTGATGGAATAGCAAGCGAACTGGTTTATATGAGTAGGGCAGAGATCGAGGTAAACCTTGCAGAGTTTGGATATAGCTCTGAACAGGTAGATGAATTTTTTGCTATAGAAGATGCATGTCGGTTGGAATCGGAAAGTGTTTTGCAGCTTCTTAAAGAAGTATATGGAGATGATATTGAACAAATTATGATTACTGCTTTTGAAGATTCTATAAAAGGAACTCCGATGCAAGCATTGATAGATAGTGAGGAGTATAGAGAATTTAAAGAAGAGGTTGGATTGATGGGGGTGATAACAAGTGATCCTGAAATAGCTAAAATAGTTTTAAATCGGCTATTGTTATATTACGATGATTATGAAGATATTGATTTAGATGAATTAATAACAGATTTTAATTCTATTGCAAGTAGAAATTCTGATGTAATAAAAGATTATTTAGACGTTGTATTAATTGGTACAGAAGATTTCAACGACTGGACCGATAAAGAAATAAGAAGTGCATTATCTTGTGCGTATTTAAAGACAAGAAGAGGGGAAGAGAGCGCAGACGATGCTTATGAACGGAGAGCAGATTTATTTAGCGCTTGGATGGAAGCAAATAGAGATGTAGGTTATCCTGCTTTTGGAGTAGCTCCGACTCAGGATATAATGATTGCTCCTTATTCTGATCGTATGAACTGGGCTCAATTTGCAGGTTGGTCTTTAACGGGTTTAAGTGCTGCTTTTCTTGTTGCTTCGGGCATAGGTGCAATTTCTGCAGTTACTCTTCCTGTATGGTTAACTCCAATAGTTGCAAATGCAGGTCTTGCGAAAGTTGCTGCTTTTACTGTTGCAGGAACATTGTTAACTGGAGTAATGACTGGATCATGGGCGCAAGCCCCATATGGAGGTATTCAGGGTTTTCTTCTAGGGATAACTTATCAAATTTTGCCTAGCGTTATAAGTGGAACATTAAGATTAGGACGTCCCTTGCTTGCAAAAATACTGGGAAGTACTGTTAGAGCGTCCAATTTCCTTTTGGAATCTGCTAGCCAAAGAGCGCTTCTAATACCTCTTATAAAGACAGCTACTGGAACAGCTTTTAAAGGACATAAAGTATTGACTTTAGCAGAACGTTTTGGTTGGTTTATTGGTAGTTACAAGTTTATTTCTCAGCCTATAGCGGAAGGAGTGGCGAATATTGCTATGAGGAGAAAAGGTTTGGATCCTCAAGATTCTCAGAATCTTTGGATTCATGAATTGGCTAATATAGGGGCATTATTAATTATGCCGTTATTTATACCTGGGTCTTGGGCGATGAATACAAGTGTTATATATAGCGGTGGCGAATATCAAGCAATCAGACCGTTTACAACAGCTAATAACGTATCTCATTATATTGGAAATTGGACGACGCGGGGCAGTTTTCGTAGCTATGGTAGTTCTCAATTATCGGGGGCTATTGCTATGCCTTTGGGAGTACAAAGATTGCTTGAAGAATTAGATCAAGATGTAACAGGGATAGAGCTAGGGGTTGCATTAGATAGTTATGGTGTGGAAAATGAGGAATGGCGAGCAACTTTAAATACCGATTTTGATTCTTGGAAGATGGTATATGAAATTTTATCTGAACTAGGGGTGCTTGAAGATGGAGAATAAAGGCCAAAAAAAATATTCTAAAAATAAATACTTTGCAAAAGTATTTAAGGATTGGTCTTTACAAGATTTTATAAAGAAGATAATACTTGTTTTAATTAGTGAGATATTTCTTGTAACACAGTTATGTTATGGAATAGAAATAACTACCGAACCAGATCAGCTTCCTCCTTTTTTCGGGGATGCTACTGACTTTGCTTTTCCACTCGATGAAACAAGTCTTTTCCCAGTTAGTCAGACTATTTCAGGTGCACCAAGCCAAGTAGGTACTCTTATATTTGATGCCGGCGATAATCAAATTGTGCCGGTTAATGTTGAAGAAATAACAGATGGAACATATCAGATTACTCTTCCTTTTGGTTCGGAAGAAGATCCTGTTTTTAACAATTTTCTTGTATCTGGATATGAAGTTTATGAAAACGGATGGATACATGCTGATTCCTTGGCTTTAGTAGAAGAGGGTTCTTCATATATAACATATCGCAATTTAGACATGAAACCTGGTGAGTCTGGAGACGGAGAGAGTAGTGGTTTTATTATCTGGAATGCAGAATTTGAAGTCATTGACGGTACATTCGGGGTTATTGAAGAGGGTGAACTTACACAGTTTAGTTCTTATCAAACAAAGATACTTAAAAAAACAATGTTTAACAGCTATGATCCAGATGGACAAAGATATTTTGAGGGTGACAGAACTGATGATGGCGGGCTTATTACAAGCCCTGAAGATTTCAGTGGGATATTTACTGATGATTTCAGGGAAAGCTATTTTAAATATCAGCGTGATTTGCTGAGAGGTCATATTGATCCCAGTTTATTTGGTGAAATAGAACCGATTGCGTTTCGGATAAATTATGACGACCAGAAAGATCAGTATGATTTTGAAGCAAATATTAATATTAATATTTATTCAATGCTTGCTTATTCTGGTTTTGTTTCTTTTAGTTCTGAATCAAATTTAAATAACATAACCTCTACGGCTATAATAATAAATGAAGAAGTTGATACAGGATTAGATGAAGAAGCTACTGCAATAATAGATGAAGAAGGAGGGGCAGTTTTAAGCGATGAAATAGAATATTTAAATTTTGGTGCTGGCCTTAAAGTGGAAGAAAGGTGGGGCATGGTCAATACTTTTACGACGCTTTTAAATAAAAATCTTATTGATGAGGACGGGAACGTTAAAATAAGAGTTAAAGTAGGTGATGGAACAGAGGGTGTAGAGTTTAGTGTTCCTTTTGTTTACTTGTTAGGAGATGTCCCTCCACCAAAAGAATACTCTCGACCCTCATATAGTGTTATAGACGATAAATATGACGACCTTACATATTTAATAATGCAGGATATTTGGGATGCGCTTAGATATGACATTATAAGAAAAGAACAAGATATGCAGGAACTAGACGATATAATCCATTTACCTGGGTATCTTAAAGACTTAGCTTATTGGCATTTTAGGTATGATGAGACAGGTGATGAGACAGGTGAGGTAAAGAAAGGTTATTATCTAGGTGATTTTGGAAGTGTTAGATTTGATGAGAATAGTTCCGAAGTTGTTTTTAATCTTGATTTTACTGAAGAAGAAAAAGAAGCGTGGTTGGGTTGGGTTTCTCCTGATTTGTATTTTTATGATCGAGACCCGAGTAAATTAACAGCGGCTTTAAATGAATATATTGGAGCAGCATTAGATCTCCCAGAAAAACCTCAAGGTGTTATTGCAACGATTGAGCAGGTGCGGGAACAGGCTCTGAATGGAGAATATTATACGATTATTCTTGGCGAAAGATTAGATGATGTTACGACTACCTTAGAGAGTTTTACAGTCGATGAGTTATATGAAAATAAAGAGGATTTATATTTTAAAAATCCATTCAGACAGCATGCCTTAAAATATCTACTGGATAATGATTTGATAGATACATTAGGAAATGTTGCGGTATCTATTAATATTGACCAGAGTTCTCCTCAAGATGTAGTAGAAATAGTGCTTCCATATCAATACTTTATTTTATTTGCAGATCCATTACGAGAATCTCTTCCATTAGAATGGAGAGATGATGGAGGATCTCATGACGAAGCTTGTGATGTTTTTTATGATATTCTAGCAAATGTATCCGGGCGATTAGGTGCTAGAGGGAGAGTAGATATTGATTATGAAAGCAAAAGTTTAATTTATACAGGAAATGAAATAGAGTCTATTATATCAACCCCAGAGATGGAACTTGAAATTGGTAGTCTTGTTGTAATATTAGCTGAGAGAGTCACTGTAGATAAAATGAATGATATAGAAATAATTCATAAGCTTCCAGAAGATGTCGAGTTAGATATGAATGCTATGTTTTTAGACTTAGCTAATGGAATGCTTGACGACCATAGCGTAGAAGAAGATGGTGAACTTGTAGAAGTTAAAGGACTAAATTCATTGCTTTATGATTTGGATGTTTTAATCGAAGAGGGTGATTGGTCAGAGACAGCTGTAGTAATCGATAAAATATCAGCCATTAGTCTAGATTTTAAAGAGAAGATGGAGTATATACGGGTCTGTGATTACTACGTTGATCGCTT is a window from the Candidatus Kaelpia imicola genome containing:
- a CDS encoding fumarate hydratase; the protein is MDFKRVAKELYLKASFDLRKDIKKALVKAYSQERNKLAKEALSAILKNAELAKKNRMAICQDTGYPVFFLKIGNVGIKNLNNITEDLTKGIREATIKGNLRSSVVIDPLDRKKTAPNIPPIFHVEFNNSKRLEIELLVKGFGSENQTKLCMLNPNISYGDIVDIVVDHIKVVGSKACPPYIIGIGIGGTADKAITLSKEATLISLDKRSKDKRLVSLEQGTKKEVNKLKIGPLGVGGETTCLGVKALTAPTHIAGLPLGVTVSCHAARSAKKVIKFK
- the rdgB gene encoding RdgB/HAM1 family non-canonical purine NTP pyrophosphatase; this encodes MKKLLLATFNHNKVKEITQIAKDSNLDIEFLYLKDFNNIKEVAEDGRTFKENAIKKAKEYYIQTGIVTLAEDSGLRVDALDGEPGVYSARFSGEEKDDYKNNLKLLHILEGVEDRRAHFICSAALVISEDNIETFEGVLDGNISCHIKGNSGFGYDPIFIPKEYSKTLAELGVDIKNKISHRYKAIREVFNFIKENY
- the rph gene encoding ribonuclease PH, translating into MRLDKRDNDELRKVKITKDYIEYAEGSCLIEVGNTKVICTASVEEKVPPFLRNSGSGWITAEYSMLPRSCKSRVLREVRKGAVGGRTSEIQRLIGRSLRAVVDLKRIGERTIWIDCDVVQADGGTRTASITGGFVALYLAFQKLIKDNAIEENPAKSFLAAVSVGLVDKEAMLDLAYSEDFKADVDMNIVMTELSDIVEVQGTAEGEPFSKKKMDELVKLASKGIKELIAIQKKALKVK
- a CDS encoding 7-carboxy-7-deazaguanine synthase QueE — encoded protein: MRDLKAKISEIFYSIQGEGIYLGYPQVFIRFWGCNLDSCKYCDTKFNKFKEYTLDSLKKEIRGLNKGCHSISITGGEPLIQVDFIKKLLKNLEKSEKIYLETNGVLSDQLEKVIENVDIVAMDMKLPSATGLKPFWDEHRRFLLIAWEKQVFVKIVVTEKTTMKDFRRALEIILSVDTSIPLVIQPYFEDSSPKLVDKLLKFQKEAVRSLMHVRVIPQLHKGINIR
- a CDS encoding FumA C-terminus/TtdB family hydratase beta subunit — encoded protein: MNIRSPLNRDVVKGLKAGDLVYLSGVIYTARDRAHKKMFDLINKGRELPLDLKDSIIYYCGPTPERRGEAIGSCGPTTSSRMDNYTPLLHKLGLGATIGKGERAKDVVSAIKKYKGIYFLTWGGCGAYLNSFVKSSKIVAFKELGAEAIRILEVEKFPLVVGIDSKGRTI